The segment TTCATGGGCAGCACGCTGGCCATTCAGAGCGCGTCCCTCACGACGCTCGCCGCCGGTCTCAATCACACGGCGCTTGTGGGCCGCAACGTGCTCGGCGCGAACCTGGAATACAAGCAGGGGCTGAGCTGGCTCGGCGCGGACAAGGATGCTCCCGGAAGCGGCCTGCCGGTCTCGCAGTTCAGGAAGACGACGACCTCGTTGTCATGGTCGCACGCGTATCAGGCGTACCGGCAGACCCTCCGCTTCGACCATGTGCTGGCCGCGCAATACAGCGCGGACAACTTGCCGCCGATCGAACAGATGGGCATCACGGATCGCGGCAGCATACGCGGCTTTCGCAATACCTACCTGACCGGCGATTACGGGTTCTATCTGCGGCAGACCGTTTCGAGCCCGCAGCATGTCGCAAGCGGGATGTTCAGCCCGTACCTCGGCCTCGACGCGGGCCGCGTTCGCCAGCATGGCGGGCAGTGGCGGGGCGCCGTCAGCGGCACGCTCGGCGTCGCGTTCGACCGGAAACCCTGGTCGGCCGACCTCGCATTCAGCAAGGGCAGGACGTTTGCGCAATTCAGTGGCGATGCTTGGGATACCGAATTCATGGCCCAGGTCGTTGCACGCTTTTAACCGACGGCGCGTGCCGCCCGCGCAGAGACCCGATTCCCGGCGTGAATGCGCCTGCGTCGCGCCCGGGCATGTCGAGCGCGCATCGAAAGATCGAAACCAGCCGGCGCAAGACCGGCGGATTGCAGAGGGGCAGCAGCGGCATCGAGCTGTCGTGGCATGACGGAGACGAACGGCGGCTTCACGTCGCCGGAGAAGCTTGAAGACCAACTGTTGCTTTTGATCACTGGGGGGGAACCTATGTCTGAGCACCCGATGAAATCATGCAGACTGTCTGCATCCGGAAAGCTGTCCGTCCTTGTAGGGCTGGCCATATGGAGCATGAACGCGGCCCACGCGCAGAATATCGTGCCGGTCGGGAATACGGGCGTCAGCCAACATAACGGCGTAGACGTTGTCAACATCGCGGCACCGAACGCCGGCGGACTGTCGCTCAATCAGTACAACAAATTCAACGTCGGCACCCAGGGTGCGGTGCTCAACAATTCGACGGTTGCCGGACAGTCGCAACTCGCGGGGCAATTGGCCGCAAACGCGCAACTGCAGGGGCAGGCGGCCAAGGTCATCCTGAACGAAGTGGTCAGCAAGAATCCGTCGCTGCTGCTGGGCAAGCAGGAAGTCTTCGGGATGGCGGCGGACTATGTGCTCGCCAACCCGAACGGCATCACCTGCTCGGGATGCGGTTTCATCAACACCCCGCGTGCATCGCTCGTGGTCGGCACGCCCGAGCTGGCGAACGGAAGCCTCGCCGGCTTTGCGGTCGGCGCCAACGGCGGCAACAACGGCCTCGCCGTGTCCGGCAACGTGTCCGGCGCGGCCGTGCTGGACCTGATTGCGCCAAAAGTCGACGTCAACGGCAACCTTCAGGCCAGCGACAGCGTCAATGTCATCGCAGGCCGCCAGCAAGTCGACTACGCGGGGCTCGGGAGACACGACCTGACCGCGAACGAGAAGGCGGCCGCCTCTTCGGTTCCGGTGCTCGACGGTTCCGTCGTCGGCAGCATCTCGGCGGGCACGATTCGCATCTACAACAGTGACCCGCAGGCAAGCACCAGCGTTCATGCCAATCTGGACGCCGGTCAGGGCATCGACATGCAGGCGGCCGGGAATGTGTCCATCACCGCCAGCCAGATCGACGCGCCGCAGATTGCGGTTGCGGCGAACAATCTCGCGATGCAAGGGCAGGTGCAGGGCGTCGACGCCACGACCGCGCCGAGTTCCAGCGGTTCATGGTTCAGTGGAACCCACGCGACATCGGGCGCCAGCCACACCGAAACGTTCGCGGCGACGCAAATCCACGGCGGCGACGTCAGCCTGAACGCGGCCGGCAAGGCCAGCCTGAATGCCGTGCAGATCGATGCGCGCAACGTGAACGTGACGGCGGGCAGCGTCGCGCTCGACAGTACCGTGACGACCCGTACTGCTTCAAGCACCGACAAGCAAGGCAAAATATTCTGGAGCAACTCGACCCGGCAGGACCAGCAGGCGCAAACGCTGTACGGCAACGACTGGCATGCGGATCGGGACATCGGCATCCATGCGACGCGCGGCGCGGTGAGCGTGAACGCCGCCGCGATCGCGGCCGGCGGATCGGTCGCCGTCGACGGCAGCCAGGGCGTGACGCTCGGTGGTACCGTCGCCCGGAATGGGACCGTGACGGCCAACCGCTACGTCAATGAAACCGCCGCGCTCAAGACCGGTCAGCAGGTGACGTCCGGCACGGAGCAGACTTACCACGGCACCACCATTCAGGCCGGCAACAACGTCAGTATCGGCAGCGCGGCGGACGTGAGCCTGCTCGGCGCGCAAGTCGATGCGGCGCAGGTTGCGATTGCGAGCCACGGAACGACGACCATCGGCGCGCAATCCAGCCAGAACGAGCAGAGCCAGCAACAGAACTTCGTGTACTGGGGCGGGATTGGCGGCGGCGAGACGCATGGCACGCGGACAACCGCCACGACGCAACACGGGAGCGCGATCAACGCCCGGAACGTGTCCGTGCAAGGCGACGGCGGCGTGAACGTCGTGGGCAGCACGCTGAGCGGCAGCAGCGGCGTGCAACTGGCGTCCGCCAACGGCGGCGTCAGCATCGGGCATGTGTCCAACCACACGGAGACGTTGCAGAACGACCGGCACGGCACCGCATTCAATATCACCGACAAGAGCCATACGTCGCAGCGCGACAGCGACACCACGGTCGCATCGGCGATCGCCTCGCAAGGCGCCATTCAGGTGAACAGCGCGAAGGACATCTCGTTGACGGGCAGCAGCGTCACTGCGGGCGGCGCCTTGAACGTCCATGCCGCCGGCACGATTCGCAGCGACATTGCCGATGCGCAGACGTCGACCACGACGCAGGATTTCACGCTCGGTACCGTGCCGAACGTTCAGCACAGCACGTCGGGAACCACGCTGAACGTGACCGCGGGAATCGGGCTGCAGGGCGTGACGCACACCGTCGGCCAAGGCAGCGGCGTGGCGACCGCCAGCACGCTGAGCGGCGGCACGGTGACGCTTCAGGGCGATACGGCGATCGACCTCAAGGGCAGCCGGATTTCGGCTACCGCCGGCGACGTCAAGCTGGCCGGACAGAACGTGAGCGTCGGGGCCGGTGACAGCAAGGTGACCAGCAATTTCGACGACACCAACGTCACCGGGGCTGGCGTGTATGTGAGCGGCCAGCTCACGAACGTCGACACCAGCAGCATCGCCAGCTTCGTCGACGGCATCGGCAAGATCGGTGTCGGTCAGGTTGGCATCGGCGCCCAGGCCGGCACGCAGCAGACCCATGCCCGCAACGAAGCGCATCAGGCGATCGTGTCGACTGTTCAGGCATCCGGCAATGTCGCGATGCGGGCCGATCAGACGTTGCGGAACACGGGCACCGTGGTGACCACGCCCGGCACGATCAGCCTGACCGCGCGCGACGTCGTCAACGACGCGGCAGCGAACACGACGACCCGCACGGTCGTCAGCGGCGACGGCAAGGTCGCGTTCGCAGCAAACGCGATGCTTTCTGCACCGTTGACCGCCGAGCTGGGAGTCGACGGCCAGGGCGCTGCCTCGACTGCCGTCAACACCACGGCCGTTGTCAGCAAGCTCTCCGGCGGGCAGATCAACGTGAATGGAAGCCGCAGCGTGACGGACGTCGGCACGCAATATGCCGCCGCGGGTGACGTCAACATCCACGCCGGCACGTATGCGGGCAATGCCGCTGAAAATTCGCAGGTCACGACCGTCCGGACGGGCAGCGCGGGCGCCAAGGTGAGCGCGAGCACGGTCACGTTCCAGGACTTCACCGTGCAGGCGAGCGCCAATGGCGCGTACCAGTATCAGCAGACCGGCAACGCGCAGGCGGTACTCGGCAATATCAACGCGCAAAACGTGACGATTCAGGCGGACAACACGCTGTCGTCGGCGATGAACATCGCGGCTGCCGATCACGTGACGCTGGCCGCGGGGCAGGACGTCACCGTTGCGCAGGCCAGCAATCGCCAATGGCAAGTCCAGGCGGGCGTATCGGCCGGCGGCAGCCTGGGCGCGACCGCCGTTCCGGCTGCCGGCGTGATCGTGCCGTCGTCGTTTTCCGTCAATGGCGGCGTGAACTATCAAAACGCGCGGGATAGCCAGGCCGTGGCCGCCGGCGTTTCCGGCAAAAGCATTGCCATTTCGGCGGGCAACTCGGCGGTGGTGCAAGGCGCAACGCTCAAGGGCGATAACGTCACGATGCAGGCGGCCAAGGTCGCATTCGATGCCGGCTACGACCACCATGACGCCTTCGGCATCGGTACGAAGGGCAATGTTTCGGTCACCCTGCTTCCGGGTGCCGGTGGCGCGTCGATCGGCGGCGGGACGCTCGGCGCCGGCGTGAACGTGGTCAGCGAAAGCGCGTCGCAAGCGCATGGCGGCAGTATCGTGGCCGGCAACGTGAGCCTGATCGGCGACAGCCGGGACCATGACCTTGCAGTCGTCGGCGCCAGCATCAAGGCCGACAACCTGACCATCCGCAACCAGTCCGGCAACGTGTCCGTCATCGCCGCCAAGGGCGAGACGCATAAGGCGAACTGGAACGTTGGTGGCGGCGGGACGGCTGGCTCGAACGACAAGCGGCTGGTCAACCTCGGCGCCAATGCGCAAGTTGGCGTCGACGGCGAGAACAGCACGACGTATCAAGTTGGGCAGATCAACGCCGGGACCGTCAATCTCGCCGCCGGGCAGGACATCACGCTGCAGACCAACCTGCAGGCCGGCGTGCTGAACGGGCAAGCCGGCGGCAACGTGTCGGTGTCGTCCGCTCAGAATCGGAAGGACACGTTCCGCTTCAGTTTCGCGGCGAGCGCGAACGACGTTCCGATTCCCGCCGGCCAGACGACGGCAGCCGACGCCATCAAGACAATCGGCAATGCAGTGGCCAAGGACGGCGCCGCGGCGCTCAACCCGAAGGGCAACGTGGCGCTGACGCTCGACAACACGGCGAGCACCCAGGTCAGCACCGTTCACGCCGGGCAGATGAACGTGACGGCGGGCGGCGGGCAAGTGACGATCAATGCCGCGAACGTGAGCAGCGACGGTGGCGCCGGCTTTGGCGGGGCAGCGGTCACGACCACGGGCTACCGCGATTCCGCATACCGCGTCGATTTCAGCGGGGCAGCATCTGCATTGCCGGGTGCGCCGGTGTCGGGATCCTCTGCCAATGGCAATCCGTTTCAGTGGCCGATCAACGGCAACGTCAACGTGAGTGCGAAAGACACCGAGATCAATGCCTCAGTCGGCCTGAAGTAACCGTCTGATCCTGGTTGGCTCGATCGCCTGGGGCGGGCAGCCCCAGGCGTTTTTTTTTGCGGGCGCGACTGGATCGAAGAAGACGGCAGCCAACGCATCTTGATGCACCGCTTTCGTCAGCCTTCGCGAAGCGAATTCGGCTTGAGCGCCCGTGAATCCGCCCGCGGGATTTCACTTTGGCGAACAAATTCGTTCAATTTTTTTCGCTTTTCGTGGCTCAGTGCCTCCGTTTACTCTCACGGCACCCAATTGCACGCCGTCTTCGGCCGCCCACGCGCGCAATTGAAATAACCGAAACGGAGACTAGACGTGCCCAAAGCCAGCCCCCTCGCACCTACCGCCGGCGTCCGGCAGACCGGGACATTCGCGCACCTTCGCTCCATTTTCAGCGGCTCGGTGGGGAACCTCATCGAGTATTACGACTGGTACGTGTATTCGGCCTTTTCGCTGTATTTCGCCAAGGTCTTCTTCCCGAGCGGCAGCCAGACGGTCCAGTTGCTCAATACCGCGGCCATCTTTGCCGTCGGCTTCGTCATGCGTCCGATCGGCGGCT is part of the Burkholderia ubonensis subsp. mesacidophila genome and harbors:
- a CDS encoding two-partner secretion domain-containing protein, whose protein sequence is MTETNGGFTSPEKLEDQLLLLITGGEPMSEHPMKSCRLSASGKLSVLVGLAIWSMNAAHAQNIVPVGNTGVSQHNGVDVVNIAAPNAGGLSLNQYNKFNVGTQGAVLNNSTVAGQSQLAGQLAANAQLQGQAAKVILNEVVSKNPSLLLGKQEVFGMAADYVLANPNGITCSGCGFINTPRASLVVGTPELANGSLAGFAVGANGGNNGLAVSGNVSGAAVLDLIAPKVDVNGNLQASDSVNVIAGRQQVDYAGLGRHDLTANEKAAASSVPVLDGSVVGSISAGTIRIYNSDPQASTSVHANLDAGQGIDMQAAGNVSITASQIDAPQIAVAANNLAMQGQVQGVDATTAPSSSGSWFSGTHATSGASHTETFAATQIHGGDVSLNAAGKASLNAVQIDARNVNVTAGSVALDSTVTTRTASSTDKQGKIFWSNSTRQDQQAQTLYGNDWHADRDIGIHATRGAVSVNAAAIAAGGSVAVDGSQGVTLGGTVARNGTVTANRYVNETAALKTGQQVTSGTEQTYHGTTIQAGNNVSIGSAADVSLLGAQVDAAQVAIASHGTTTIGAQSSQNEQSQQQNFVYWGGIGGGETHGTRTTATTQHGSAINARNVSVQGDGGVNVVGSTLSGSSGVQLASANGGVSIGHVSNHTETLQNDRHGTAFNITDKSHTSQRDSDTTVASAIASQGAIQVNSAKDISLTGSSVTAGGALNVHAAGTIRSDIADAQTSTTTQDFTLGTVPNVQHSTSGTTLNVTAGIGLQGVTHTVGQGSGVATASTLSGGTVTLQGDTAIDLKGSRISATAGDVKLAGQNVSVGAGDSKVTSNFDDTNVTGAGVYVSGQLTNVDTSSIASFVDGIGKIGVGQVGIGAQAGTQQTHARNEAHQAIVSTVQASGNVAMRADQTLRNTGTVVTTPGTISLTARDVVNDAAANTTTRTVVSGDGKVAFAANAMLSAPLTAELGVDGQGAASTAVNTTAVVSKLSGGQINVNGSRSVTDVGTQYAAAGDVNIHAGTYAGNAAENSQVTTVRTGSAGAKVSASTVTFQDFTVQASANGAYQYQQTGNAQAVLGNINAQNVTIQADNTLSSAMNIAAADHVTLAAGQDVTVAQASNRQWQVQAGVSAGGSLGATAVPAAGVIVPSSFSVNGGVNYQNARDSQAVAAGVSGKSIAISAGNSAVVQGATLKGDNVTMQAAKVAFDAGYDHHDAFGIGTKGNVSVTLLPGAGGASIGGGTLGAGVNVVSESASQAHGGSIVAGNVSLIGDSRDHDLAVVGASIKADNLTIRNQSGNVSVIAAKGETHKANWNVGGGGTAGSNDKRLVNLGANAQVGVDGENSTTYQVGQINAGTVNLAAGQDITLQTNLQAGVLNGQAGGNVSVSSAQNRKDTFRFSFAASANDVPIPAGQTTAADAIKTIGNAVAKDGAAALNPKGNVALTLDNTASTQVSTVHAGQMNVTAGGGQVTINAANVSSDGGAGFGGAAVTTTGYRDSAYRVDFSGAASALPGAPVSGSSANGNPFQWPINGNVNVSAKDTEINASVGLK